The Sylvia atricapilla isolate bSylAtr1 chromosome 5, bSylAtr1.pri, whole genome shotgun sequence genome includes a window with the following:
- the LOC136360959 gene encoding LOW QUALITY PROTEIN: zinc finger and SCAN domain-containing protein 2-like (The sequence of the model RefSeq protein was modified relative to this genomic sequence to represent the inferred CDS: inserted 1 base in 1 codon; substituted 1 base at 1 genomic stop codon) has protein sequence GDKSDLPMFGEAAIWIEQVGDKTYKCPECGKSFSWSSYLSQHQRIHLTEKPFNCCECGKSFTHNSDLIKHQRIHTGEKPCQCRECEKTFSQRLNVIRHQRTDMGERHYLCNECGKSFSSSYLRIHISLSTSESHKSEKPFNCLRCEKSFSDRSSLIIHXHTGEEPHKCQQCGKCFRDSSAIIRHQRIHTGEKPYECRECGKGKTFRQSSSLVTHMQTHTGERPYKCPVCEKGFSQSSVLTTHRWVHGGKTLPMCHGSLLPSPFQCTKCGRRCHDHATLAKHQNLHAKEWPYICMECGDSFCQSSALNVHLRIHRAERPXKCEECGKMFWHSSALGAHLRIHVGAKPYKCAECGKTFRKTSTLKLHLKIHIAKKPYKYLVGRRILTSCLLLP, from the exons GGGGACAAGTCAGACCTGCCCATGTTTGGGGAAGCTGCCATTTGGATTGAGCAGGTGGGGGACAAAACCTACAAGTGTcctgagtgtgggaagagcttcagctgGAGTTCATACCTGAGCCAGCACCAGAGAATCCACCTGACAGAGAAACCCTTCAACTGCTGTGAATGTGGGAAGAGTTTCACCCACAATTCGGACTTGATCAAACACCAGCGGATCCACACAGGAGAGAAGCCCTGCCAGTGCAGGGAGTGCGAGAAGACCTTCAGCCAGAGGTTGAATGTGATCAGGCACCAGCGCACTGACATGGGAGAGAGACATTATCTGTGCAAcgaatgtgggaagagcttcagctCTTCATATCTCAGAATTCACATCTCATTGTCCACCAGTGAAAGCCACAAGAGTGAGAAACCCTTTAATTGCCTGCGATGTGAGAAAAGCTTCAGTGACCGCTCCTCCCTGATCATAC CACAcactggagaggagccccaCAAATGCCAGCAGTGTGGGAAGTGTTTCCGGGACAGCTCAGCCATCATTCGGCATCAGAGGATTCACACGGGAGAGAAACCCTACGAGTGCAGAGAGTGTGGGAAGGGGAAGACCTTCCGGCAGAGCTCCTCGCTGGTGACTCACATGCAAACACATACGGGTGAGAGGCCTTACAAGTGCCCCGTGTGTGAGAAGGGCTTCAGCCAGAGCTCGGTGCTCACCACTCACCGCTGGGTCCATGGGGGAAAGACCTTGCCCATGTGCCACGGcagcctcctgcccagccccttccagtgcaCCAAGTGTGGCCGAAGGTGCCACGACCACGCCACTCTGGCTAAGCATCAGAACCTGCATGCCAAGGAGTGGCCCTACATCTGCATGGAGTGTGGGGACAGCTTctgccagagctcagctctCAACGTGCACCTGAGGATCCACCGTGCTGAGAGACCCTAGAAGTGTGAGGAGTGTGGGAAAATGttctggcacagctcagcccttgGTGCCCACCTGAGGATCCATGTGGGAGCCAAGCCCTACAAATGTGCTGAGTGTGGGAAAACCTTCCGGAAAACCTCAACACTTAAACTGCATTTGAAAATCCACATCGCTAAGAAACCTTATAAATATCTGGTGGGTAGAAGAATCCTCACCTCTTGCCTACTTCTGCCATAA